Proteins encoded together in one Nitrospiria bacterium window:
- a CDS encoding type II toxin-antitoxin system VapC family toxin — protein sequence MVLVDTSVWVSHLREGNPQLESLLNDGEVFCHPFIIGELACGNLRNRAEILSLLNALPMAHQAEHEEVMQFIENYRLMGKGLGYIDMHLFTSALLNQVRIWTLDKKLKVVFSKLV from the coding sequence ATGGTTCTCGTTGACACTTCAGTATGGGTATCACACCTGCGGGAGGGAAACCCTCAACTTGAAAGTCTATTGAATGATGGAGAGGTTTTTTGCCACCCTTTTATTATTGGAGAGTTGGCCTGTGGAAATCTGAGAAATAGAGCCGAAATCCTTTCGCTACTCAATGCACTTCCCATGGCACACCAGGCAGAGCACGAAGAAGTAATGCAGTTTATAGAGAATTATCGTCTTATGGGGAAGGGGCTTGGCTACATTGATATGCATTTGTTTACTTCTGCTTTATTGAATCAAGTTAGAATTTGGACTCTCGATAAAAAACTGAAAGTGGTTTTTTCAAAACTCGTATAA
- a CDS encoding type II toxin-antitoxin system VapB family antitoxin — translation MRTTLNIEDELLERASKLTGIKEKTSIVKLGLQALIARESGKRLAKLGGTEKGLKMIPRRRPAG, via the coding sequence ATGAGGACAACACTAAACATAGAAGACGAATTGCTTGAGAGGGCATCAAAGTTGACAGGCATTAAGGAAAAAACTTCCATCGTCAAGCTTGGGCTTCAGGCACTTATAGCGAGGGAAAGCGGAAAAAGACTTGCCAAGCTGGGAGGCACGGAGAAGGGACTGAAGATGATACCCCGCAGGAGACCAGCAGGTTAA